One segment of Myxocyprinus asiaticus isolate MX2 ecotype Aquarium Trade chromosome 41, UBuf_Myxa_2, whole genome shotgun sequence DNA contains the following:
- the LOC127431541 gene encoding N-acetyltransferase ESCO1-like isoform X2 — MPGQKRRMSSVEPEIKKTRMDQNLVASDKPKRGRPPKSRGLETSHSREENGKCVRRSSRLKTTQKKGARGRLRKASSAPDVVQPNERGSKIFEKPGVKPCQNLAVLKKGTKKYAPRVKKDKPSVSETIETVTAALFPVQIEHNYGRFLDLQSKEITLPQPEKNQVANIGDLQPEVPDSCLRVSKGSVEEHNELSTVPIEKITVSLDAKVDVMTKSPPPLEALFKVIQETGITKHAFTSKDISDMDELEVVNTCSLQDNVQSTEISDVAKVILQDSEAFLDDDIEIEHCVVEIETYEDLESDSIKDQQSASNAEDETANKEKNETMVSKEVTSSPQESATDSSEGPPKKQAMNPQARTKARIAALAQERAAAAKRPPPRQLNLLALCEEIADDIASDAPAGSDEKESEQQKEGSETMEVSETESETKEVMSPTVSDKIAPPETSEPHPQGSTPRKRFFLSQVSLPIKSQEKKLTRYQRLRQVEIQRDKLTWTRVKKLKSDQASQAASPKETEIVLDSPSQSATPAQPPVPESVPKVGSNEPRRALPARAPPMPNGITSSKPKPVVEYKPYIPRPKYSPDDFELEEEMTEPAAPKNEIKPEQTSSSAKMQPKAPVEKKPCAPTTADTKQQPSSPHKLAQKTQTENSNSGSSGVEPAAEQKKDGKNGSKPESTASQTSNDAGQKAFGAMTCNVCGMLYSPTSPEDESQHLLFHNQFISAVKYVGWKKERILGEYPDGKIILVLPDDPKYALKKVEEIREMVDNDLGFQQVETKVPSQTKTFLFISNDKKVAGCLIAEHIQEGYRVIEESVLEGSEGEKVMFERQRAWCCSTVPEPALCGISRIWVFSMMRRKGIASRMIECLRNNFIYGSHLSKDEIAFSDPTPDGKLFATHYCGTSRFLVYNFVSGNRST, encoded by the exons ATGCCAGGTCAGAAAAGAAGGATGTCATCTGTTGAACCTGAAATTAAGAAGACAAGGATGGACCAAAACCTTGTGGCCTCAGATAAACCTAAAAGAGGAAGACCTCCAAAAAGCAGAGGTTTGGAAACGTCGCATTCGAGGGAAGAGAACGGAAAGTGTGTTCGCCGGTCCTCTCGGCTAAAAACCACACAAAAGAAGGGTGCAAGAGGAAGACTGCGGAAAGCATCGAGCGCACCAGATGTGGTACAACCGAATGAACGAGGTTCCAAGATCTTCGAGAAACCTGGAGTTAAACCGTGTCAGAATTTGGCTGTGCTTAAAAAAGGAACCAAGAAATATGCCCCGAGAGTGAAGAAAGACAAGCCTTCTGTCTCCGAAACCATCGAAACTGTGACAGCAGCCTTGTTTCCCGTGCAAATCGAACACAACTATGGGCGATTTCTTGACTTGCAAAGTAAGGAGATAACGTTACCCCAACCTGAGAAAAACCAGGTGGCCAATATAGGTGATTTACAACCAGAAGTTCCTGACAGTTGCCTAAGAGTGAGCAAAGGATCAGTTGAAGAGCATAACGAGCTGTCAACAGTCCCTATTGAAAAAATTACGGTGAGTTTGGATGCAAAAGTAGATGTAATGACAAAGTCACCTCCACCACTTGAAGCTCTTTTCAAAGTCATCCAAGAGACCGGCATTACGAAACACGCATTCACTAGTAAAGACATCTCCGATATGGATGAGCTAGAGGTTGTAAACACATGTTCCCTTCAGGACAATGTACAAAGCACCGAAATATCTGATGTGGCGAAAGTGATTCTCCAAGACTCTGAAGCATTTCTTGATGATGATATTGAGATTGAACATTGTGTTGTTGAGATTGAAACCTATGAGGATTTGGAAAGCGACTCCATCAAGGACCAGCAATCAGCATCAAACGCTGAGGATGAAACggcaaataaagaaaaaaatgaaactatGGTAAGTAAGGAGGTTACCTCTTCACCCCAGGAAAGTGCGACAGACTCCTCAGAAGGTCCTCCGAAAAAGCAAGCGATGAACCCGCAGGCTCGGACGAAGGCCCGTATTGCTGCCCTGGCCCAGGAGAGGGCGGCTGCCGCCAAGAGACCCCCACCCCGACAGCTCAACCTTCTAGCTCTCTGCGAAGAAATCGCTGACGATATCGCCTCCGATGCCCCTGCGGGTTCAGATGAGAAAGAAAGTGAGCAACAAAAGGAGGGGAGTGAGACTATGGAGGTAAGTGAAACCGAAAGTGAAACAAAAGAAGTGATGTCACCAACTGTCTCCGACAAAATTGCACCCCCCGAGACCTCTGAGCCCCATCCGCAAGGTAGCACGCCCAGGAAGCGCTTTTTCCTCAGCCAAGTGTCACTGCCTATCAAGTCCCAGGAGAAGAAATTAACCCGGTATCAGAGGCTGAGGCAGGTGGAAATTCAGAGAGACAAACTTACCTGGACCCGTGTTAAGAAACTGAAGTCTGATCAGGCGAGCCAAGCTGCCTCCCCCAAGGAGACCGAAATTGTCTTGGATTCACCAAGCCAGTCCGCCACCCCTGCTCAGCCTCCTGTCCCAGAGAGCGTGCCCAAAGTGGGCTCAAACGAACCCAGGCGGGCACTGCCTGCACGGGCACCACCCATGCCTAATGGAATCACCAGCTCAAAACCCAAACCTGTGGTGGAGTATAAACCCTACATTCCCAGACCCAAGTATTCACCAGACGATTTTGAGCTCGAGGAAGAGATGACTGAACCAGCAGCTCCCAAAAATGAG ATCAAACCAGAGCAGACATCTTCATCAGCCAAAATGCAGCCTAAAGCACCAGTGGAGAAGAAACCATGTGCTCCCACTACTGCAG ATACTAAACAGCAACCCTCTTCCCCACATAAACTTGCCCAAAAGacgcaaacagaaaacagcaacaG TGGAAGTTCTGGTGTTGAACCTGCAGCAGAACAGAAGAAAGATGGCAAAAATGGTTCAAAACCTGAAAGTACAGCATCACAAACAAGCaat GATGCTGGTCAGAAGGCGTTTGGTGCGATGACGTGTAATGTGTGTGGGATGCtgtactctcctaccagcccagaggatgaatctcaacaCCTCCTCTTCCACAACCAGTTCATCAGTGCTGTCAAATACGTG GGCTGGAAGAAAGAGAGAATTCTAGGAGAGTATCCTGATGGCAAGATTATTCTTGTACTCCCTGACGACCCAAAGTATGCACTAAAAAAG GTTGAGGAGATCAGGGAAATGGTGGACAATGACTTGGGCTTCCAGCAAGTGGAGACCAAGGTCCCTTCACAGACCAAAACCTTCCTCTTCATTTCAAATGATAAGAAAGTAGCAGGCTGCCTTATCGCCGAGCACATCCAAGAG GGCTACAGGGTTATTGAGGAGTCTGTGCTGGAAGGATCAGAAGGAGAGAAGGTGATGTTTGAGCGTCAGAGAGCCTGGTGCTGTTCTACGGTTCCTGAGCCGGCGCTTTGCGGCATCAGCCGCATCTGGGTGTTCAGTATGATGAGACGGAAAGGCATCGCCTCACGCATGATTGAGTGCCTCAG GAATAATTTTATCTATGGGTCACATCTAAGTAAAGATGAAATCGCCTTCTCTGATCCCACGCCTGACGGCAAACTTTTTGCCACACATTACTGTGGAACCTCTCGGTTTCTGGTCTACAACTTTGTCAGTGGCAACCGCTCGACCTGA
- the rbbp8 gene encoding DNA endonuclease RBBP8: MSTPDLNGPSPALNTPSDSREKLQDLLNAVSEFHDTAIQDLQAKVYKLKKERCLDAQRLSEFHSKNQQLREQQKILEEKIKQLEDRVHSGPCDRCTLTERHIKKTNTEFEDTNKKNLFHISELEADRKTLKDENRRLSRELEQLRKSGSPQNMSTEAEEGMIPDSPLQPLSLPVISKLKRKKEQNHVRYAEKPLSFSHPEPSRGEPLDCNGRNVLVAETCEIDVTCFPEANHRKHFRTVVPETCRIDPPEQDSECDDDDDEDDDNELHTSLQQTKHPDGHDDRTAIATEVNNDDSPCILRIHPLGSREKQQPSTDNTPHTPLHNSSHVPVTGKRKHTDCRKREQKNSDVSLENPDETEIKGLIFASTPANCHTGTKHQKMTVRHSETETVPTNQDSKKRKCLEADLYSQRKSSHQNQNNTPFPYDQSWSVDPGADLAQYETESSLQPEPIADLETMDTDCTFVSHSLLLGGQKKTGLTGIGQKANDSLADIFDKTAYEEYESCPQDVSSDANQDSVYEEEREEEEIKEAEEQIVVEFRQPADKERVKCNGDASNRNRSFACVDVVRKKDERRKLKGHYCKECEIYYADLPEEERQNKLSSCSRHRYRYIPPSTPENFWEVGFPSTQTCVERGYIKEEDQPDVRIRRRRPYFAMFSPKVKSQKEQH; the protein is encoded by the exons ATGAGTACTCCAGATCTAAACGGTCCAAGTCCTGCTTTAAATACTCCTTCAGACTCCAGAGAGAAACTTCAGGATCTGTTGAATGCTGTCAGTGAGTTTCATGACACTGCAATACAAG ATTTGCAGGCCAAAGTATACAAACTGAAGAAGGAACGCTGTCT AGATGCCCAGAGACTGAGTGAATTCCACAGTAAAAACCAGCAGTTACGAGAACAACAGAAGATTCTGGAGGAGAAGATCAAACAATTAGAGGACAG AGTGCATTCGGGACCATGTGATCGCTGCACTTTGACAGAGAGACATATTAAGAAGACAAATACTGAGTTTGAAGATACTAATAAGAAAAATCTGTTTCACATTTCTGAGCTTG AGGCAGACAGGAAGACTCTGAAAGATGAAAACAGGAGGTTGAGTCGTGAGTTGGAGCAACTCAGAAAGTCTGG ttctcCACAGAACATGTCTACTGAAGCAGAGGAGGGAATGATCCCAGACTCTCCACTGCAGCCGCTGTCTTTACCTGTCATTAGCAAGTTGAaacgaaagaaagaacaaaaccACGTTCGCTACGCTGAAAAACCACTATCATTCTCACACCCTG AGCCCAGCAGAGGAGAGCCCTTAGATTGCAATGGCAGAAATGTGTTGGTTGCTGAAACTTGTGAAATAGATGTGACTTGTTTTCCAG AGGCTAATCACAGGAAGCATTTCAGGACTGTGGTTCCAGAGACGTGCCGTATAGACCCTCCAGAGCAG GACTCTGagtgtgatgatgatgatgatgaagatgatgataacGAGCTACACACTTCACTACAACAAACCAAACATCCAGATGGACATGATGACCGAACAGCTAT TGCCACTGAAGTCAATAATGACGACTCGCCGTGCATTTTACGAATTCATCCTTTGGGTTCTCGAGAAAAGCAGCAACCGTCCACAGACAACACCCCACACACACCCTTACACAACAGCTCACATGTCCCAGTGACAGGGAAGAGAAAACATACAGACTGCAGGAAAAGAGAACAGAAGAATTCTGATGTCAGTCTGGAGAACCCTGATGAGACTGAAATCAAGGGGCTGATATTTGCATCGACTCCTGCTAACTGTCATACAGGCACCAAACATCAGAAAATGACAGTTAGACATAGTGAGACAGAAACAGTCCCAACAAACCAG gATTCAAAGAAAAGGAAATGTTTGGAGGCCGACCTGTACTCACAACGCAAGAGTTCTCATCAGAACCAAAACAACACACCATTTCCTTACG ATCAAAGTTGGAGTGTCGACCCGGGTGCTGATCTGGCTCAGTATGAAACAGAGAGCTCTCTTCAACCTGAG CCCATTGCTGACTTGGAAACAATGGACACTGACTGCACATTTGTGAGTCACAGTCTCCTGCTGGGAGGCCAAAAGAAGACGGGACTGACTG GAATAGGGCAGAAAGCAAATGATAGTCTTGCTGACATCTTCGATAAGACAGCGTATGAAGAATACGAGTCATGTCCTCAGGATGTGAGCTCTGATGCCAATCAAGACAGTGTGtatgaggaagagagagaggaagaggagataaAAGAGGCAGAAGAACAAATAGTTG TGGAGTTCCGCCAGCCTGCAGACAAAGAACGTGTAAAGTGCAATGGTGATGCTTCTAACAG GAACAGGTCTTTTGCTTGTGTGGACGTTGTACGAAAGAAAGACGAAAGGAGAAAACTGAAAGGCCACTATTGCAAAGAGTGTGAAATT TATTATGCAGACCTCCCAGAGGAAGAAAGACAGAATAAACTGTCTTCCTGCTCACGGCATCGTTACCGCTACATTCCACCTTCCACTCCAGAAAACTTCTGGGAAGTGGGCTTCCCATCAACACAGACCTGTGTGGAAAGAG GATACATCAAAGAGGAAGACCAGCCAGATGTGCGTATACGCAGGAGACGACCTTACTTCGCCATGTTCTCACCAAAAGTCAAgtcacaaaaagagcagcactGA
- the LOC127431541 gene encoding N-acetyltransferase ESCO1-like isoform X1 → MFGTTCGMPGQKRRMSSVEPEIKKTRMDQNLVASDKPKRGRPPKSRGLETSHSREENGKCVRRSSRLKTTQKKGARGRLRKASSAPDVVQPNERGSKIFEKPGVKPCQNLAVLKKGTKKYAPRVKKDKPSVSETIETVTAALFPVQIEHNYGRFLDLQSKEITLPQPEKNQVANIGDLQPEVPDSCLRVSKGSVEEHNELSTVPIEKITVSLDAKVDVMTKSPPPLEALFKVIQETGITKHAFTSKDISDMDELEVVNTCSLQDNVQSTEISDVAKVILQDSEAFLDDDIEIEHCVVEIETYEDLESDSIKDQQSASNAEDETANKEKNETMVSKEVTSSPQESATDSSEGPPKKQAMNPQARTKARIAALAQERAAAAKRPPPRQLNLLALCEEIADDIASDAPAGSDEKESEQQKEGSETMEVSETESETKEVMSPTVSDKIAPPETSEPHPQGSTPRKRFFLSQVSLPIKSQEKKLTRYQRLRQVEIQRDKLTWTRVKKLKSDQASQAASPKETEIVLDSPSQSATPAQPPVPESVPKVGSNEPRRALPARAPPMPNGITSSKPKPVVEYKPYIPRPKYSPDDFELEEEMTEPAAPKNEIKPEQTSSSAKMQPKAPVEKKPCAPTTADTKQQPSSPHKLAQKTQTENSNSGSSGVEPAAEQKKDGKNGSKPESTASQTSNDAGQKAFGAMTCNVCGMLYSPTSPEDESQHLLFHNQFISAVKYVGWKKERILGEYPDGKIILVLPDDPKYALKKVEEIREMVDNDLGFQQVETKVPSQTKTFLFISNDKKVAGCLIAEHIQEGYRVIEESVLEGSEGEKVMFERQRAWCCSTVPEPALCGISRIWVFSMMRRKGIASRMIECLRNNFIYGSHLSKDEIAFSDPTPDGKLFATHYCGTSRFLVYNFVSGNRST, encoded by the exons atgtttggaacaacatgtgg GATGCCAGGTCAGAAAAGAAGGATGTCATCTGTTGAACCTGAAATTAAGAAGACAAGGATGGACCAAAACCTTGTGGCCTCAGATAAACCTAAAAGAGGAAGACCTCCAAAAAGCAGAGGTTTGGAAACGTCGCATTCGAGGGAAGAGAACGGAAAGTGTGTTCGCCGGTCCTCTCGGCTAAAAACCACACAAAAGAAGGGTGCAAGAGGAAGACTGCGGAAAGCATCGAGCGCACCAGATGTGGTACAACCGAATGAACGAGGTTCCAAGATCTTCGAGAAACCTGGAGTTAAACCGTGTCAGAATTTGGCTGTGCTTAAAAAAGGAACCAAGAAATATGCCCCGAGAGTGAAGAAAGACAAGCCTTCTGTCTCCGAAACCATCGAAACTGTGACAGCAGCCTTGTTTCCCGTGCAAATCGAACACAACTATGGGCGATTTCTTGACTTGCAAAGTAAGGAGATAACGTTACCCCAACCTGAGAAAAACCAGGTGGCCAATATAGGTGATTTACAACCAGAAGTTCCTGACAGTTGCCTAAGAGTGAGCAAAGGATCAGTTGAAGAGCATAACGAGCTGTCAACAGTCCCTATTGAAAAAATTACGGTGAGTTTGGATGCAAAAGTAGATGTAATGACAAAGTCACCTCCACCACTTGAAGCTCTTTTCAAAGTCATCCAAGAGACCGGCATTACGAAACACGCATTCACTAGTAAAGACATCTCCGATATGGATGAGCTAGAGGTTGTAAACACATGTTCCCTTCAGGACAATGTACAAAGCACCGAAATATCTGATGTGGCGAAAGTGATTCTCCAAGACTCTGAAGCATTTCTTGATGATGATATTGAGATTGAACATTGTGTTGTTGAGATTGAAACCTATGAGGATTTGGAAAGCGACTCCATCAAGGACCAGCAATCAGCATCAAACGCTGAGGATGAAACggcaaataaagaaaaaaatgaaactatGGTAAGTAAGGAGGTTACCTCTTCACCCCAGGAAAGTGCGACAGACTCCTCAGAAGGTCCTCCGAAAAAGCAAGCGATGAACCCGCAGGCTCGGACGAAGGCCCGTATTGCTGCCCTGGCCCAGGAGAGGGCGGCTGCCGCCAAGAGACCCCCACCCCGACAGCTCAACCTTCTAGCTCTCTGCGAAGAAATCGCTGACGATATCGCCTCCGATGCCCCTGCGGGTTCAGATGAGAAAGAAAGTGAGCAACAAAAGGAGGGGAGTGAGACTATGGAGGTAAGTGAAACCGAAAGTGAAACAAAAGAAGTGATGTCACCAACTGTCTCCGACAAAATTGCACCCCCCGAGACCTCTGAGCCCCATCCGCAAGGTAGCACGCCCAGGAAGCGCTTTTTCCTCAGCCAAGTGTCACTGCCTATCAAGTCCCAGGAGAAGAAATTAACCCGGTATCAGAGGCTGAGGCAGGTGGAAATTCAGAGAGACAAACTTACCTGGACCCGTGTTAAGAAACTGAAGTCTGATCAGGCGAGCCAAGCTGCCTCCCCCAAGGAGACCGAAATTGTCTTGGATTCACCAAGCCAGTCCGCCACCCCTGCTCAGCCTCCTGTCCCAGAGAGCGTGCCCAAAGTGGGCTCAAACGAACCCAGGCGGGCACTGCCTGCACGGGCACCACCCATGCCTAATGGAATCACCAGCTCAAAACCCAAACCTGTGGTGGAGTATAAACCCTACATTCCCAGACCCAAGTATTCACCAGACGATTTTGAGCTCGAGGAAGAGATGACTGAACCAGCAGCTCCCAAAAATGAG ATCAAACCAGAGCAGACATCTTCATCAGCCAAAATGCAGCCTAAAGCACCAGTGGAGAAGAAACCATGTGCTCCCACTACTGCAG ATACTAAACAGCAACCCTCTTCCCCACATAAACTTGCCCAAAAGacgcaaacagaaaacagcaacaG TGGAAGTTCTGGTGTTGAACCTGCAGCAGAACAGAAGAAAGATGGCAAAAATGGTTCAAAACCTGAAAGTACAGCATCACAAACAAGCaat GATGCTGGTCAGAAGGCGTTTGGTGCGATGACGTGTAATGTGTGTGGGATGCtgtactctcctaccagcccagaggatgaatctcaacaCCTCCTCTTCCACAACCAGTTCATCAGTGCTGTCAAATACGTG GGCTGGAAGAAAGAGAGAATTCTAGGAGAGTATCCTGATGGCAAGATTATTCTTGTACTCCCTGACGACCCAAAGTATGCACTAAAAAAG GTTGAGGAGATCAGGGAAATGGTGGACAATGACTTGGGCTTCCAGCAAGTGGAGACCAAGGTCCCTTCACAGACCAAAACCTTCCTCTTCATTTCAAATGATAAGAAAGTAGCAGGCTGCCTTATCGCCGAGCACATCCAAGAG GGCTACAGGGTTATTGAGGAGTCTGTGCTGGAAGGATCAGAAGGAGAGAAGGTGATGTTTGAGCGTCAGAGAGCCTGGTGCTGTTCTACGGTTCCTGAGCCGGCGCTTTGCGGCATCAGCCGCATCTGGGTGTTCAGTATGATGAGACGGAAAGGCATCGCCTCACGCATGATTGAGTGCCTCAG GAATAATTTTATCTATGGGTCACATCTAAGTAAAGATGAAATCGCCTTCTCTGATCCCACGCCTGACGGCAAACTTTTTGCCACACATTACTGTGGAACCTCTCGGTTTCTGGTCTACAACTTTGTCAGTGGCAACCGCTCGACCTGA